A window from Athalia rosae chromosome 5, iyAthRosa1.1, whole genome shotgun sequence encodes these proteins:
- the LOC105690192 gene encoding Hermansky-Pudlak syndrome 5 protein homolog: protein MAHPHDVTWDMTGVGRAILTEKQEITTFLLKPVKDKRRIKYTCFDVSPNYIALGSTSGGIYLFTRDTCVFKQLIPLSNGAVTHLSISPDEKVIALSTTDGNVCIVVFQPNVKEAIISSKAERNGECITTLCWNDNSTELYLGDANGTIHVMGLSIFTVKRGIFQDPACPIMGLDFKIVQMDFCSPLLLISTTSNCYLCDTIEGKYEKVGLRTRQGEFGACFFQPSIKNDTELFGNLPKHSSLNNTEFNKAEKDTSDLQFPRIFCARPGSRLWEANPNGKIVNTHNFKEALAIPPCATHKLLDSKPASTKSSQNIWPPQSLKFSPIHIVANQYLFTYNSNALYILDPSNSVVVLWTNEYTDLKTANVVGNHIYLMTNSGNFHCLELTSPDLPISNISLTSKPNISSKKLNPGIIVVNSRISRLKNDTKNTIIPEIERQIVAYTDVHDKVNEEITESQVQVLNEQNLTDDNPDTKEPTKYCDGLLLDVDQINIEIDQHNCTSQKNSDTERSTAQTDMGSSFKDEISNLISDAQTIYSLTNSISSSMSDNEFESITLALQKVVNNFWKSYGELSKPEPNVYEAIETAEQYYRNNFLTKLNKNRLSKTQNECVLNEAMKSFLTINVVDYNKCECGLLVPTEEIEEPKFLDIGIAILQRYSKESKPTCISLCEKVPYLWRAYVTIFKSQEDLSDERTFAQCLQTRNELILSYILPPLKKKQWEFAIKAINRLKLDKCVFCNRPIKSTDKRNTLSINWNNVANEIGNREGPDAAVSFLTRMVKHLPYLSLDKSIFQSLIFSKILNNHGFKQPMDFTRKFNQDPCDMYSSLCCPKIQDQLIRTLEKDLRRPIGKGVFGTHAHHWGMYHELTNSICPCCTLPLQTPVLLDNGLSIFPCGHTYHVNCLIQKKLLKCNLHH from the exons ATGGCTCACCCTCACGACGTTACTTGGGACATGACTGGTGTTGGACGTGCGATACTCACGGAAAAGCAAGAAATAACGACATTCTTGCTAAAACCCGTCAAGGATAAAAGACGGATAAAG TATACTTGCTTTGACGTTTCGCCAAACTACATTGCTCTCGGATCTACCAGCGGAGGAATTTACTTATTCACAAGAGATACTTGTGTTTTCAAACAACTAATACCACTCTCA AATGGAGCTGTGACGCATCTATCAATATCACCAGACGAAAAGGTGATAGCACTATCAACCACAGATGGAAATGTTTGCATTGTAGTTTTTCAACCCAATGTCAAAGAAGCTATAATATCTTCCAAAGCAGAACGAAATGGCGAATGCATTACAACTCTTTGTTGGAACGATAATAGCACCGAATTGTACCTTGGAGATGCAAATGGCACAATTCATGTTATGGGTCTATCAATTTTTACT GTAAAAAGAGGAATTTTTCAGGACCCTGCTTGTCCTATTATGGGCTTGGACTTCAAAATCGTTCAAATGGATTTCTGCTCACCTCTTCTTCTTATATCAACAACATCAAATTGCTATTTATGCGATACTATTGAAGGAAAATATGAGAAAGTTGGACTACGAACAAGACAAGGTGAATTTGGAGCCTGTTTCTTTCAGCCATCCATCAAAAATGATACAGAACTTTTTGGGAATCTGCCCAAACACTCCAGCCTGAATAATACAGAATTTAACAAAGCTGAGAAGGATACGAGTGATTTACAGTTTCCACGAATCTTTTGTGCAAGACCAGGCTCTAGGCTGTGGGAGGCAAATCCAAATGGGAAAATTGTAAATACTCATAATTTCAAAGAGGCTCTAGCTATTCCCCCATGTGCTACGCACAAGTTGCTAGATTCGAAACCAGCTTCTACAAAGTCATCTCAAAATATTTGGCCACCGcaatctttgaaattttcaccaattcaTATTGTCGCTAATCAATATTTGTTTACATACAATTCGAATGCCTTGTACATTCTTGATCCGTCCAATTCAGTGGTTGTTTTATGGACTAATGAGTACACAGATCTCAAAACAGCCAATGTAGTGGGAAATCACATCTACCTCATGACAAATTCTGGAAATTTCCATTGCTTAGAGCTTACATCACCTGATTTACCcatttcgaatatttctctGACATCAAAGCCAAATATATCgtctaaaaaattaaatcctgGAATCATAGTTGTTAATTCCAGGATTTCCAGGCTCAAGaatgacacaaaaaatacgaTTATACCTGAAATTGAAAGACAAATTGTGGCTTACACAGATGTGCATGATAAAGTCAACGAAGAAATTACTGAATCTCAGGTACAAGTATTGAATGAACAGAATCTCACAGACGACAATCCGGATACAAAGGAACCTACCAAATATTGTGATGGCTTACTGTTGGACGTGGATCAAATTAATATTGAAATAGATCAACATAACTGTACCTCACAGAAAAACAGCGATACTGAAAGATCGACGGCTCAGACTGATATGGGAAGTTCGTTTAAAGATGAGATTAGTAATTTGATTAGTGATGCACAGACTATTTACTCACTAACAAATAGTATAAGTAGCTCAATGTCTGATAATGAATTCGAATCGATTACTCTGGCCCTACAGAAAGTTGTCAATAATTTCTGGAAATCATATGGAGAATTATCAAAGCCAGAGCCCAATGTATACGAAGCAATTGAAACTGCTGAACAGtattatagaaataatttcttaACAAAGCTAAACAAAAACAGATTAAGTAAGACTCAGAATGAATGTGTGTTAAATGAGGCGATGAAGTCTTTTTTAACTATCAATGTGGTAGATTATAACAAATGTGAATGCGGTTTGCTGGTTCCTACTGAAGAAATCGAAGAGCCAAAATTTCTTGACATAGGAATCGCAATTCTACAACGATATTCAAAAGAAAGCAAACCGACTTGCATCAGTTTATGTGAAAAGGTGCCTTACTTGTGGCGAGCTTATGTTACTATTTTCAAATCGCAAGAGGATCTTTCAGATGAGAGAACCTTTGCTCAATGTCTGcaaacgagaaacgaacttATACTTTCGTATATATTGCCTCcattaaaaaagaaacagtGGGAATTTGCAATAAAGGCCATAAATAGGCTAAAACTCGATAAATGTGTCTTCTGCAATCGTCCAATTAAGTCGACCGACAAACGGAATACTTTATCAATAAATTGGAACAACGTAGCCAACGAGATAGGGAATAGAGAAGGACCCGATGCTGCTGTTAGTTTTTTAACAAGGATGGTGAAACATTTACCATATCTATCACTAGACAAAAG tatATTTCAATccctgattttttcgaaaatattgaacAACCATGGATTCAAACAGCCTATGGACTTTACCCGGAAATTCAATCAGGATCCCTGTGATATGTACAGTTCGCTATGTTGTCCAAAG ATTCAAGATCAACTGATACGTACCCTTGAGAAAGATTTGAGACGACCAATTGGTAAAGGGGTGTTTGGAACCCATGCTCACCATTGGGGAATGTATCACGAGCTGACGAATTCAATATGCCCTTGCTGTACTTTGCCGTTACAAACACCAGTACTCCTGGACAATGGCCTATCAATTTTCCCATGTGGTCACACGTATCACGTCAACTGCTTAATACAGAAAAAACTTCTCAAATGTAACTTGCACCATTAA